In one Leptospiraceae bacterium genomic region, the following are encoded:
- a CDS encoding TIGR04141 family sporadically distributed protein, whose amino-acid sequence MSNNYNIYKLKQGCKDDLIEKIESVGMELQQTRENEGYSFEFYYSVTPHSKPLSWYETFVEFFEEDVEIPETKSYFALLLISKIEDENNENIYIVSLGKAHFYINKYIERNFGINVAVRIASEETMVLKKSRYFVGGKRQEITSYNEFSLGNYKPGESIEHLKMKSADIEQWGESNIIFADSIQITSNLNPLGLTELLNNIEEQLENQPTIEIPKLEKVIEEDIINELNNNLLEQILNENLQTIIEEFTVYGVYFCFNYLSSKFQLSYRRQDNRYIREVIEGELTIRHVRDFLNSIDENYDIDKVKLKLFTNESRGFTIPIKEVLDCFMDIDGVNYFLKEGEWLKFNNTFMEYLKRSINNITLEREQNDFNEQNYLQWKQEKERQINAPGYIGDRITYREYYFNGSQVRNGYILMDRELTQIESLLQVRRNYRLEVADLYKDNTIWSVKFFKRDEKEKIIYNIEQSKIALEFIVQDNILDNSYDVKNIGLWFIVDEGHEFNEILEINSIQILLALEFWNQKVIEYGFNPIIKFTKRINI is encoded by the coding sequence ATGTCTAATAATTATAATATTTATAAATTAAAACAAGGCTGTAAAGATGATCTGATTGAAAAAATAGAAAGTGTTGGTATGGAGTTACAACAGACAAGAGAAAATGAAGGATATTCATTTGAATTTTACTATTCTGTTACTCCACATAGTAAGCCATTATCATGGTATGAAACATTTGTAGAATTTTTTGAAGAAGATGTAGAAATACCTGAAACAAAATCTTATTTTGCTCTACTACTGATCTCAAAGATAGAAGACGAAAACAATGAGAATATATATATAGTTAGTCTTGGAAAAGCACATTTTTACATTAATAAATATATTGAAAGAAATTTTGGCATTAATGTTGCTGTCAGGATAGCTTCTGAAGAAACAATGGTATTAAAAAAAAGCAGGTACTTCGTAGGAGGTAAGCGTCAAGAAATTACTTCTTATAATGAATTCAGTTTAGGGAACTATAAACCAGGGGAGTCAATAGAACATTTAAAAATGAAATCTGCTGATATAGAGCAGTGGGGAGAAAGTAATATCATATTCGCAGATTCAATACAAATTACTAGTAACCTTAACCCTCTTGGCTTAACTGAGCTTTTAAATAATATTGAAGAGCAATTAGAAAATCAACCAACTATTGAAATCCCAAAATTAGAAAAAGTAATAGAGGAAGATATTATAAATGAATTAAATAATAATCTTCTCGAACAGATATTAAATGAAAATTTACAAACAATTATTGAAGAGTTTACTGTTTATGGAGTGTATTTTTGCTTTAATTATCTTTCATCCAAATTTCAACTTAGCTATAGACGTCAGGATAATCGTTATATAAGAGAAGTAATAGAAGGAGAACTTACGATTAGACATGTTCGAGATTTTTTAAATTCTATTGATGAAAACTATGATATAGATAAAGTAAAGTTAAAACTATTCACTAATGAAAGTAGAGGGTTTACTATTCCCATCAAGGAAGTTTTAGATTGTTTTATGGATATTGATGGTGTAAACTACTTTTTAAAAGAAGGAGAGTGGTTAAAATTTAATAATACTTTCATGGAATATCTTAAAAGGTCAATTAATAACATTACACTTGAAAGAGAACAAAATGATTTTAATGAACAAAATTACCTACAATGGAAGCAAGAAAAAGAAAGACAAATTAATGCTCCAGGTTACATAGGTGATAGAATAACCTATAGGGAGTATTACTTTAATGGTTCACAAGTTAGAAATGGCTATATACTTATGGACAGAGAACTAACACAAATAGAATCTTTACTCCAAGTCAGACGTAACTATAGATTAGAAGTTGCAGACTTATATAAAGATAACACGATATGGTCAGTTAAATTTTTTAAAAGAGATGAAAAAGAAAAAATAATATACAATATTGAACAATCAAAAATAGCATTAGAGTTTATTGTACAGGATAATATTTTAGATAATTCCTACGATGTTAAGAATATTGGATTATGGTTTATTGTAGATGAAGGTCACGAATTTAATGAAATTTTAGAAATAAACTCAATACAAATACTACTGGCTTTAGAGTTTTGGAACCAAAAAGTTATTGAATATGGTTTTAATCCAATTATAAAATTTACAAAAAGGATAAATATTTAA
- a CDS encoding DUF262 domain-containing protein has translation MQIDENKYEEPEENPDEKSDYPIDSFLIRQESRSVFEIVRRIKSGQYLTIPDYQRDFVWDQKKQSKLIESTLLRIPLPVFYLAEKIDGTTAIVDGLQRLTTFEQYLNNEFKLIGLEHRPELNGKFFKDLSPIFQNRIEDTNLIIYLIDSKVPPKAQLDIFERVNSGEPLTRQQMRNCIYVGSATQWLREQVKTEVFQKATGQSINPKTMRDREIVNRFAGFYIFGIEKYKGDMDSFLAETLDHLNTLFENPKEQEKLSSIFKISMELNYKVFGQFTFRKRIEGENRKNPINVALFDVFSILFTKIQKDKISGREESLRKIFYQLMENQEFVNTITISTNSTKNITTRFKIVEEAYKEYL, from the coding sequence ATGCAAATAGATGAAAACAAGTATGAAGAACCGGAAGAGAACCCGGATGAGAAAAGCGATTATCCTATTGATAGCTTTTTAATCCGTCAGGAATCACGTAGTGTTTTTGAAATTGTTAGAAGAATAAAAAGTGGTCAATACCTAACGATTCCTGATTACCAGAGAGATTTTGTCTGGGATCAGAAAAAGCAAAGTAAACTAATCGAATCTACTTTACTAAGAATTCCATTACCTGTTTTTTATCTTGCTGAAAAAATCGACGGAACCACTGCTATCGTTGATGGTTTGCAGAGACTTACAACATTTGAACAATATTTGAATAATGAATTCAAATTAATAGGTTTAGAACATCGACCTGAATTAAATGGTAAATTCTTTAAAGACCTATCTCCTATCTTTCAAAACAGGATAGAAGATACAAATTTAATTATCTACTTAATAGATTCCAAAGTTCCTCCAAAAGCCCAGTTGGATATTTTTGAAAGGGTAAACAGTGGAGAACCATTAACAAGACAACAGATGAGAAACTGTATTTATGTAGGTTCTGCTACCCAATGGTTAAGAGAACAGGTAAAAACGGAAGTCTTTCAAAAAGCTACAGGTCAAAGTATCAATCCTAAAACAATGAGGGACAGGGAAATTGTAAATCGGTTTGCTGGTTTCTATATTTTTGGAATAGAAAAATATAAAGGAGATATGGATTCCTTTTTAGCGGAAACGTTAGATCATCTTAATACTCTTTTTGAAAATCCAAAAGAGCAAGAAAAACTTTCATCTATATTTAAAATTAGTATGGAATTAAATTATAAGGTTTTCGGACAGTTTACTTTTCGTAAACGCATAGAAGGAGAGAATAGAAAAAATCCAATTAACGTTGCTCTTTTTGATGTATTCTCAATACTATTTACGAAAATTCAAAAAGATAAAATTTCCGGAAGAGAAGAGAGTTTAAGAAAAATATTTTATCAGTTAATGGAAAATCAAGAATTCGTAAATACAATTACCATATCTACAAATAGTACCAAAAATATTACTACCAGATTTAAAATAGTAGAAGAAGCCTACAAGGAGTATTTATGA
- a CDS encoding transposase domain-containing protein, producing MEHENITKLGRKNWQFSYSPSGARASAIYYTLIENAKLCGLDPYQYLKIVFDEIVRNPNFDPKDLTPQAIAKKLKEDSAATT from the coding sequence TTGGAGCATGAAAACATCACCAAACTGGGAAGAAAGAATTGGCAATTTTCCTATTCTCCCAGTGGTGCAAGGGCAAGTGCAATTTATTATACTCTGATTGAAAATGCAAAACTATGCGGTCTGGATCCTTACCAATATCTTAAAATCGTTTTTGATGAGATAGTGAGAAATCCCAATTTCGATCCGAAAGATTTGACTCCTCAGGCTATCGCAAAAAAACTAAAAGAAGACTCAGCAGCTACAACTTAA
- a CDS encoding DUF3696 domain-containing protein: MISSLELEYFKCFKNVKVPFAPLTLISGLNSSGKSSILQSLALLNQTFLDDRSNDRLLLEGRNVSLGTAGSIVNDIYGRNEIGIKIETKDDKFIHWKFDIPDEKNKPFFQLKEAHSNNIQYRYKSNDLLSYLLPIEKYKDDSNILEKLRNLFFLSAERIGPREVYSYPTTSTKTIGSMGEYTPWYLHEFGNEKISTKIQKKEYDNKLIRQVEGWMNDFFPGFEMQINVVNDANVVTMGIRTNRTSRFHRPQNVGFGITHLLPIITACIGQKEKNVVLIQNPESHLHPEGQSMVGYFLAIIASAGIQVIFETHSDHVLNGVRKALKQEKIKAQDVLFYFFQTNEEGNAEITNPSVDQKGNLDFWPEGFFDQFDKDLEYFTDWGE; the protein is encoded by the coding sequence ATGATAAGTTCTTTAGAGCTGGAATATTTTAAATGTTTTAAAAATGTAAAAGTGCCATTTGCACCACTTACGTTAATATCAGGTTTAAACTCTTCCGGAAAGTCTTCTATTCTGCAATCTTTGGCTTTATTAAACCAAACATTTCTTGATGATAGATCAAACGACCGATTACTCTTAGAAGGTAGAAATGTTTCTTTAGGAACTGCCGGTAGTATTGTGAATGATATTTATGGAAGAAATGAAATTGGAATAAAGATTGAAACAAAAGATGATAAGTTTATCCATTGGAAATTTGATATACCTGATGAAAAGAATAAACCCTTTTTCCAATTGAAAGAAGCTCATTCCAATAATATTCAATATAGGTATAAGTCTAATGATTTGCTTTCTTATCTTTTACCTATAGAAAAATATAAAGATGATTCTAATATATTAGAAAAATTGAGAAACTTATTTTTTTTATCTGCTGAAAGAATAGGTCCCAGAGAAGTTTATTCATATCCAACAACTTCGACTAAAACAATCGGTTCTATGGGTGAGTATACTCCATGGTATTTACATGAATTTGGAAATGAAAAGATTTCAACAAAGATACAAAAAAAAGAATATGATAATAAGTTGATTCGTCAGGTAGAAGGCTGGATGAATGATTTTTTTCCGGGATTTGAAATGCAGATCAATGTTGTAAATGATGCGAATGTGGTTACTATGGGAATCCGAACCAACCGAACCAGCAGGTTTCATCGACCGCAAAATGTTGGTTTTGGGATTACACACCTACTACCTATCATTACCGCTTGCATCGGACAGAAAGAAAAAAATGTAGTCCTAATTCAAAATCCTGAATCACATCTCCATCCTGAAGGACAATCTATGGTAGGCTATTTTCTCGCAATAATTGCATCAGCAGGAATTCAAGTTATCTTTGAGACACATAGCGATCATGTACTAAACGGAGTGAGAAAAGCCTTAAAACAGGAAAAAATTAAAGCTCAAGATGTGCTGTTTTATTTTTTCCAAACCAATGAAGAAGGAAATGCAGAAATTACAAACCCTTCTGTAGATCAAAAAGGAAATTTAGATTTTTGGCCGGAAGGCTTTTTTGACCAGTTTGATAAAGATCTTGAATACTTTACTGATTGGGGAGAATAG
- a CDS encoding TlyA family RNA methyltransferase, which yields MKKKKLKDLLLERGLCDNEQKARSLILSGSVLVNEIKVNGENRLFKEDVQIRLLHVIPEYVSRGAYKLLGGFEAFPVNVQDKICLDLGASTGGFTEILLANGARKVYAFDVGYGQLAGKLRNDPRVVVHDRFHIKNLSLSCLDEKDISELFIVMDLSFISLKRVFPTIQNLKLEYSELLMEGISLLKPQFECKGQELEKGIVRDPRVHFKVIRKIWRFLKNHAGVRHLQIADSPIRGNSGNREFLLYWKM from the coding sequence ATAAAAAAGAAAAAATTAAAAGATCTCTTATTAGAAAGAGGTCTCTGTGATAACGAACAAAAAGCACGTTCTTTGATTCTCTCCGGTTCGGTACTGGTGAATGAAATAAAGGTGAACGGTGAAAACCGCTTATTTAAAGAGGACGTCCAAATTCGTCTACTTCATGTAATTCCGGAATACGTCAGCCGTGGTGCCTATAAACTCTTAGGGGGTTTTGAAGCGTTTCCGGTGAATGTCCAGGATAAAATTTGCCTTGACCTGGGAGCTTCCACAGGTGGCTTTACGGAAATCCTCTTAGCTAATGGTGCAAGAAAAGTTTATGCTTTTGACGTGGGTTACGGACAACTGGCCGGAAAATTACGAAACGATCCGAGAGTAGTGGTTCATGATAGATTCCATATAAAGAATCTGAGTCTTTCCTGTCTGGACGAGAAAGATATATCCGAGCTTTTCATAGTAATGGATTTAAGTTTTATTTCCCTGAAACGAGTATTTCCAACTATTCAAAATCTTAAATTAGAATATTCGGAATTACTAATGGAAGGAATCAGCCTTTTAAAACCTCAATTTGAATGCAAGGGACAGGAATTAGAAAAAGGTATTGTAAGAGATCCCCGTGTTCACTTTAAAGTCATACGGAAAATCTGGCGGTTTTTAAAGAACCATGCAGGTGTGCGGCATCTTCAAATTGCCGATTCCCCGATACGGGGAAATTCCGGGAACCGGGAGTTTTTACTTTATTGGAAAATGTAA
- a CDS encoding DUF2147 domain-containing protein: MRVFFRHLKKPARLLSFCIIFVSIFPFPLFSKSPSILGFWRTIDEKGNQKSIVKIFQQNGKLYGKIVGLTEPYDKDGKQKVCTKCKGEEKNMPLIGLTIIKGLRHNGEAYVGGTILDPIFGEEYDCRLKMKGENLEVYGFIYSNLVARMQIWIR, translated from the coding sequence ATGCGAGTTTTTTTTCGTCATCTGAAGAAACCGGCTCGATTGCTCTCTTTCTGCATTATCTTTGTTTCTATTTTCCCCTTTCCGCTTTTCTCCAAATCTCCCTCGATTCTTGGTTTTTGGAGGACGATAGATGAAAAAGGAAATCAAAAATCTATAGTAAAAATTTTCCAACAGAACGGAAAACTCTACGGTAAAATCGTAGGACTCACGGAACCCTACGACAAAGATGGAAAACAAAAAGTCTGTACGAAATGCAAAGGTGAGGAGAAAAATATGCCTCTTATTGGTCTTACCATTATCAAAGGTTTAAGACATAATGGCGAAGCCTATGTGGGAGGAACCATTCTCGATCCCATTTTCGGAGAAGAATATGATTGTCGGCTCAAAATGAAAGGGGAAAACCTCGAAGTCTACGGTTTCATCTACTCGAATCTTGTAGCTCGAATGCAAATTTGGATAAGATAA
- a CDS encoding enoyl-CoA hydratase/isomerase family protein — protein sequence MPVILKKIQNNHVELRFNRPELRNAISRDLLNEFQSALLELKSREEIRSLVLTGEGDRAFCAGADLKERKQMSPEEVRSFLRDFRDSLGLLESLPFPTIAVLNGDAFGGGLEIALACDIRLAVEHAIMALPETKLGIIPGAGGTQRLARLIGLSGAKDMIFTGRFLNAGEGKEYGVINRVLSSANTEKELESYLSGIYEAAPLSLKFAKKAIEIGFETSLEKGLDIEKEFYEKTLGTKDRLEGLEAFAEKRKPVYRGE from the coding sequence ATGCCCGTTATTTTAAAAAAAATCCAGAACAATCACGTAGAGCTAAGATTTAACCGGCCTGAACTGAGAAACGCCATCAGCCGGGACTTATTAAACGAATTTCAATCCGCTCTTCTCGAACTCAAAAGTAGGGAGGAAATCCGTTCTTTAGTCCTTACCGGCGAGGGCGACAGGGCTTTTTGTGCCGGTGCCGACCTGAAAGAGAGAAAGCAGATGTCTCCGGAAGAGGTACGAAGCTTTTTGCGTGATTTTCGAGACAGTCTCGGACTTTTAGAATCTTTACCCTTCCCAACTATAGCCGTTTTAAATGGGGATGCATTCGGAGGGGGTTTGGAGATTGCCCTGGCCTGTGATATACGACTCGCAGTAGAACACGCTATAATGGCTTTACCCGAAACAAAATTAGGAATCATTCCCGGTGCCGGGGGAACCCAGAGGCTTGCAAGGCTTATTGGCCTGTCAGGGGCAAAAGACATGATTTTCACAGGTAGATTTTTAAATGCAGGAGAAGGAAAAGAATACGGAGTAATTAACCGGGTTTTATCCTCAGCCAATACGGAGAAAGAGCTGGAATCATACCTATCCGGGATTTATGAGGCAGCTCCTCTTTCTTTAAAGTTTGCTAAAAAAGCTATAGAAATAGGTTTTGAGACCTCCCTGGAGAAGGGTCTGGATATAGAAAAAGAGTTTTATGAGAAAACTCTCGGGACAAAAGATAGACTGGAAGGTCTCGAGGCCTTTGCCGAAAAGCGAAAACCGGTTTACAGGGGAGAATAA
- a CDS encoding dCTP deaminase, producing the protein MILTGNEIKDRLNKDIFIQPYDEKLLNPNSYNLRLYEELMVYTQTPLDMKKPNPTKLLKIPAEGLILEPGRLYLGRTLEYTETHNLVPMLEGRSSIGRLGMFVHITAGFGDVGFKGFWTLEISVIQPLIIYPGIPICQIFYHTVTGNITEYDSGKYQGNTGIQPSYLYKDFE; encoded by the coding sequence ATGATACTCACAGGAAATGAAATAAAAGACAGGCTAAATAAAGATATTTTCATCCAGCCTTATGATGAAAAACTTCTGAATCCCAATTCGTATAACCTTCGTTTATACGAGGAATTAATGGTTTATACCCAGACTCCACTCGACATGAAAAAACCCAACCCGACGAAACTCCTTAAAATTCCGGCGGAAGGTTTGATTCTGGAACCGGGACGACTTTATCTCGGAAGAACCCTTGAATATACAGAAACTCATAATTTAGTTCCCATGCTGGAAGGTCGTTCTTCTATCGGCAGACTCGGCATGTTTGTACATATTACTGCCGGTTTTGGAGATGTCGGTTTTAAGGGTTTTTGGACCTTAGAAATATCCGTTATTCAGCCCCTTATTATTTATCCCGGCATTCCTATCTGCCAGATTTTTTATCACACCGTTACCGGCAATATTACTGAATACGATTCCGGAAAATACCAGGGAAATACAGGAATCCAGCCTTCTTATTTGTATAAGGATTTTGAGTGA